The genome window TTTTTCTCCGAATGAAGCAAAAAATCAACTAATTTTATCGCTGAAAACAATTTTGGAAAAAACCAAAAATGTTACTTTATTACTCGAGACAATGTCTGGAAAAGGTACGGAAATGTGCGCTAATTTCGACGAAATTGTCGAAATAATCGAGGCTGTAAACTCTCCAAGAGTCGGCGTTTGCATCGACACTTGTCATGTTTGAGATGCTGGTTATAATCTTAAAAAATACAGTGAATTCCGTGATAAATTAACAAAATCTAGAATTATTAATTACCTAAAAGTGATCCATTTAAATGATTCATTAAGCCCTTTGGGTTCACGAAAAGATCGCCATGCAAACATTGGCAAAGGTTTTATTGGTCTTGAAACTCTTAAAAAAATTGTTCATGATCCGCTTTTTGATAATATTCCGATGATTCTTGAGACTCCTTATGTCGACGGAAAGCCGATTTATGACGAAGAAATAGCACTTTTACTTGAAAAAGTCTAAATAATTTTTGGAGTTTTCCTTATGTCCACTCAAAAAAACACTGAATTTCTTGAAGAATTGAAAAAAAGAAACATTTTAAAAGACATTAGCAATGCTGAAAAATTTTTTAACCTAAAACCAAATCAAGGAATTTACATCGGATTTGATCCAACAGCCAGTTCTTTGCATTTAGGAAATTATATTTCAATCAATTTGCTACAAAGATTGCAAAAAATAGGAATCAAAGTTCTTGCGGTTGTCGGTGGCGCCACTGGAATGATTGGCGATCCATCTTTTAACCCAAAAGAAAGAAAATTACTTGACTTTGAAACGCTTAACAAAAATAAAAATAAAATAAAAAAGCAACTCGAGTCTTTTAATTTACCAGTTTTTGACAATTTTGAAATTTATAAGGATATGAACATTTTAGATTTTTTGCGCGATGTCGGGAAAAACATTAATATAGCTTATCTTTTAGCAAAAGATTCAGTTTCATCGCGCATCGAAGTTGGACTTTCATTTACAGAATTCTCCTACCAACTAATTCAAGGTTGAGACTTTAAATATTTAGCCGAAAATTACGGAATAATTGGTCAAGCTGGTGGTTCGGATCAATGAGGAAATATGGTCACTGGTCTTGATTTTATTAAAAAATCAAACTTTGAACAGAAAGATGATGTTTTTGTTTTTACAACAAATTTATTAACTGATGAAAACGGGCAAAAATTTGGTAAAAGTCTAGGCGAACCAATTTGGCTTGATAAAAAAATGTATTCACCTTTTAGTTTATACCAGTTTTTGCTGAATCAAAGCGATGAGCAAGCTGAAAAAATCTTGCTCTGACTGTCTTTTTTGGACTTAAATACTATTTACAATTTAATTTCTGAACACAAAAAAAATAAAAAAGACCGTATTTTACAGAAGAATTTGGCTGATGAAATTGTTTTTAATATTCACGGCGAGGATGGTTTGAACGTTGCTAAAAAAATAACAGAAATTTTATTTCAAAAGTTAGACTATTCAAAAATAACATTTGATGATAAATTAGAATTAAAAAAAATCTTACCGTATTTTACAGCATCTTTTTTTGAAACTGATCAATTAATCAGCTCGGGAATTTTTAGTTCAAAACGTGAATTAAATGAATTTATTTCCCATAAAGCTCTTGAAATTAACGGTAAAAAAATTTTAGATCCGAAAGAAATATCTATTGAACTCAAAGATGAAAATAATCTATTTTTAATAAAAAAAGGGAAAAAACATTTTTTTATAATTGAAATTATTTAGCGTGCTTTCTAAAAAACAATTATAATATTTATTAATAAATTTAAATTTTTTTAAGGAAATTATGGAAGTTGACCGTGTTTATGAGAATCTTAAAAGTTGACAAAGTAAATTATTAGATGTTTCGAAACAAAATCGTTTAATTAACTTTAATTTATTCAAACCAACTAAAACAACACCGCTAAAACTAGGGATTCTTCTACCTGATTTTAACAAATTTCTTGATAGTATTATCGAAAGTCGAACAACTTTATTTTTTCGTGTTCCTGATGAATCGAAGAAAAAATCTAAAAAAAACACCGATAAAAGTAAGGATTTTACACCTTTAACGCTCGAAAAAATACAGGCAGAAATAAAAAATTCAAAAATTAATCCAAAAATAATTTTTTCTGATTTATCTTTGGAGCAAGAATATTTAGTCGTTAAAAATTTATACCAAAAATCTAAAAATTATAAGGAAGAAAAATCCATAAACATCCTTTATTTAGGGATAGGTTTTCTCAAATGATTCGAAAAAGGTGAAGAAAATACGCCTATTTATAGTCCGATTTTTTTATTTCCAGTGCAAATAAATCGCACAATTTTCCAAGGTCGTGAAACAATTTCTTTAGAATTTTTAGATAACGCCTTTTTGAGCACAAATTTAACCCTTCTAAAAAAACTGCAAATGTTAGAATTAGATACCAAACTTTCTAAATTTAACATTGATAATTCGTTGTCAATTAAAGAAAATTACAATAATTTTAAAAAATTATTTAACGAAGGTAATAAACTATCAAATTGAGAAATGATCGACACAATTCAGTTAAGTATTTTTGACTATAGTAAAATCGAAATTTACACTGATTTGGTCGAAAATGAAAAAAAAATATTAAAAAATAGCTTTTACAACGAAATTAACGGTCAAATTGATGGCATAAAAAACAATACAAACACTTTTAATGAAGTTGAAAAGAAAAAAACTGTCGATGAATTCAATAATATTAATCCAAGAGACTATTTTCACATTTTAGAGGCAGATTCAACGCAAGAAGCGGCCATTCAAGCCGCAGTTAGAGGAGAAAATTTCATTCTTGATGGGCCTCCTGGAACTGGAAAATCACAAACAATCACCAACATAATTAATGAATTTTTAGCTAGAAATAAGACTGTTTTGTTTGTCGCAGAGAAATTAGCGGCACTTAAGGTTGTTTACTCCAACCTAAAAAGAATCGGGTTAGCCGATTCGGTTATCGCAATTCATAACGAAAATATCAACAGAAAAGAAATAATTAACGATCTTTTAAACACTTTAGAAAAAGGAGATAATTCGATTTTAATAAACAGGGCTGAAAGCAATTTAATTGAAAATACTTATTTAGAATTTCAAACAAAATTGAACAATTACGGGGAAAAACTAACATTAGTTCGCACTCAATTGTCAAAAAGTCTTTATCAATTAATTGCAGAATATGAAAATCTTGCAAATTTTCCCAGTTTTGATTTTCCGCTTCCTGAAGAAACAATAAAAAAAATTGATTATGTAAACCTTCAAAAAATTGAATGATCGCTTAATAATTTATTTCAAAAAATTAAGAATATTAACTTTAATTTAAAAAAACATCCTTGATATGGTTTTAAAGATGCGACTGTTGATGAGTTTAAAAAGGAAAAATTCAAGTCTTGAATTTTAGAATTAATCAACTTAAGTGGAATTATTTTTGAAAATATTAAAGAATTTAAGTTCTTTTTAATGCATTCTGACCAACATTTAGATAACATTCATAATTTATATGATTTTTTAAAGTCGCTTAATAATTTGAATAATATTGATTTGGTTAAGTTGCAAGAGGTAGAAAATTTAACTTTTGAACTTGAAAAATATACACAAATTCAACAGATTAAATCGGATATAAAAAAATTAGAAACTACTCTCAAAGTTCATTTTAAAGTTATTCCATTAAATGTTCCAATTTTTGAATTTAAAGAAATTATCGAAGCTCATC of Mesomycoplasma dispar contains these proteins:
- a CDS encoding deoxyribonuclease IV, with amino-acid sequence MIKIGSHVPFKKPNYLFGAIQESLKNNANTAMIFLGPPQSTLRTKPENYKFEEYKRQFSTKISPEDIIVHAPYIINPANPLKASFSNDFLIKEIEKMNYIGAKFLVLHPGFFTTFSPNEAKNQLILSLKTILEKTKNVTLLLETMSGKGTEMCANFDEIVEIIEAVNSPRVGVCIDTCHVWDAGYNLKKYSEFRDKLTKSRIINYLKVIHLNDSLSPLGSRKDRHANIGKGFIGLETLKKIVHDPLFDNIPMILETPYVDGKPIYDEEIALLLEKV
- the tyrS gene encoding tyrosine--tRNA ligase, which encodes MSTQKNTEFLEELKKRNILKDISNAEKFFNLKPNQGIYIGFDPTASSLHLGNYISINLLQRLQKIGIKVLAVVGGATGMIGDPSFNPKERKLLDFETLNKNKNKIKKQLESFNLPVFDNFEIYKDMNILDFLRDVGKNINIAYLLAKDSVSSRIEVGLSFTEFSYQLIQGWDFKYLAENYGIIGQAGGSDQWGNMVTGLDFIKKSNFEQKDDVFVFTTNLLTDENGQKFGKSLGEPIWLDKKMYSPFSLYQFLLNQSDEQAEKILLWLSFLDLNTIYNLISEHKKNKKDRILQKNLADEIVFNIHGEDGLNVAKKITEILFQKLDYSKITFDDKLELKKILPYFTASFFETDQLISSGIFSSKRELNEFISHKALEINGKKILDPKEISIELKDENNLFLIKKGKKHFFIIEII